A stretch of the Streptomyces sp. NBC_00078 genome encodes the following:
- a CDS encoding cysteine desulfurase/sulfurtransferase TusA family protein, protein MSYFDAASAAPLHPVGRQALLASLDEGWADPSRLYREGRRARMLLDAAREAAAEAVGCRPDELSFTSSGTRAVHAGIAGALAGRQRVGRHLIVSAVEHSSVLHSAEAHEAGGGTVTQIAVDRTGAVNARSYVDALRPDTALACLQSANHEVGTEQPVADVAAGCREAGVPLLVDAAQSLGWGPVEGDWSLLAASAHKWGGPSGVGLLVVRKGVRFAPQGPVDERESGRAPGFENLPVIVAAAASLRAVRAEAAQEAVRLRELTKRIRVRVAQSVPDVEVVGDPERRLPGIVTFSCLYVDGETLLHELDREGFSVSSGSSCTSSTLTPSHVLKAMGALSEGNVRVSLPTGTTREEVERFLEVLPGAVAGVREKLGAPAPATTVQQDVLVVDALGRRCPIPVIELAKVIGGVPVGGTVRVLSDDEAARLDIPAWCEMRGQEYLGEEPADQGFAYLVRRVS, encoded by the coding sequence GTGTCCTACTTTGACGCCGCTTCCGCTGCCCCTCTCCATCCCGTTGGCCGTCAGGCGCTGTTGGCCTCTCTTGACGAAGGGTGGGCCGACCCTTCCCGGCTGTACCGGGAAGGCCGTCGGGCGCGGATGCTGCTGGACGCCGCGCGGGAGGCTGCTGCCGAGGCCGTGGGGTGCCGGCCTGACGAACTCAGCTTCACCTCTTCCGGCACGCGGGCCGTACACGCGGGGATCGCGGGAGCGTTGGCCGGGCGGCAGCGCGTGGGACGTCACCTGATCGTGTCAGCGGTCGAACACTCCTCCGTGCTCCATTCGGCCGAAGCCCACGAAGCAGGCGGGGGGACGGTCACGCAGATCGCGGTGGACCGCACGGGAGCGGTGAACGCACGGTCGTACGTGGACGCGCTGCGCCCCGACACCGCGCTCGCCTGTCTTCAGTCCGCCAATCACGAGGTGGGGACCGAGCAGCCGGTGGCCGACGTTGCCGCCGGGTGCCGGGAGGCCGGGGTGCCGCTGTTGGTGGATGCGGCGCAGTCGCTGGGGTGGGGGCCGGTCGAGGGCGACTGGTCGTTGCTCGCGGCCAGTGCTCACAAGTGGGGTGGGCCCTCGGGGGTGGGACTGCTCGTCGTACGGAAAGGGGTGCGGTTCGCGCCGCAAGGGCCCGTGGACGAGCGGGAGTCGGGGCGTGCGCCCGGCTTCGAGAACCTGCCTGTCATTGTCGCGGCAGCGGCTTCGCTGCGGGCGGTGCGCGCGGAGGCGGCACAAGAGGCGGTACGGCTGCGGGAACTGACGAAGCGGATCCGGGTCCGGGTGGCTCAGTCGGTGCCGGACGTGGAAGTGGTCGGGGATCCGGAGCGGCGACTGCCGGGGATCGTCACCTTCTCCTGTCTCTATGTCGACGGGGAGACACTGCTGCACGAGCTGGACCGGGAGGGTTTCTCCGTCTCGTCCGGATCGTCCTGTACGAGCAGCACGCTGACGCCGAGCCATGTGCTGAAGGCGATGGGGGCGCTGAGTGAGGGGAATGTGCGGGTTTCTTTGCCGACGGGGACGACCCGGGAGGAAGTGGAGCGGTTCCTGGAGGTGCTGCCGGGGGCGGTGGCGGGGGTGCGGGAGAAGCTCGGGGCTCCGGCCCCGGCCACGACCGTGCAGCAGGACGTTCTCGTCGTCGACGCTCTCGGCAGGCGCTGCCCGATCCCCGTGATCGAACTCGCCAAGGTCATCGGGGGCGTCCCGGTCGGCGGCACGGTGCGGGTGCTGTCCGACGACGAGGCGGCGCGGCTGGACATTCCTGCGTGGTGCGAGATGCGGGGGCAGGAGTACCTGGGCGAGGAGCCGGCGGACCAGGGCTTCGCGTACCTGGTCCGCCGGGTGTCGTAG
- a CDS encoding PspA/IM30 family protein, which yields MIFRAKANKALDRAEDPRETLDYSYQKQLELLQKVRRGVADVATSRKRLELQLNQLQSQSTKLEDQGRKALALGREDLAREALSRRAALQQQVTDLETQHATLQGEEEKLTLAAQRLQAKVDAFRTKKETIKATYTAAQAQTRIGEAFSGISEEMGDVGLAIQRAEDKTAQLQARAGAIDELLASGALDDQSGMHKDEIQAELDRISGGTDVELELQRMKAELAGGSSSPQAIEGGAGGSQSQQQPKDTPRFDKQ from the coding sequence ATGATCTTCCGCGCGAAGGCGAACAAGGCCCTTGACCGGGCCGAGGACCCGCGCGAAACCCTCGATTACTCGTACCAGAAGCAGTTGGAGCTACTGCAGAAGGTGCGGCGTGGTGTGGCCGACGTGGCCACGTCGCGCAAGCGCCTGGAGCTCCAGCTCAACCAGCTGCAGTCGCAGTCGACGAAGCTGGAGGACCAGGGCCGCAAGGCGCTCGCGCTGGGCCGTGAGGACCTGGCCCGCGAGGCGCTCTCGCGTCGTGCCGCGCTCCAGCAGCAGGTCACCGACCTGGAGACACAGCACGCGACGCTGCAGGGCGAGGAGGAGAAACTCACTCTGGCGGCCCAGCGGCTCCAGGCCAAGGTCGACGCCTTCCGTACGAAGAAGGAGACGATCAAGGCCACGTACACCGCCGCCCAGGCCCAGACCCGGATCGGCGAGGCCTTCTCCGGCATCTCGGAGGAAATGGGCGACGTGGGCCTGGCGATCCAGCGCGCCGAGGACAAGACGGCGCAGCTGCAGGCCCGGGCAGGCGCCATCGACGAACTGCTCGCCTCGGGCGCCCTCGACGACCAGTCCGGCATGCACAAGGACGAGATCCAGGCCGAGCTGGACCGGATCTCCGGTGGTACGGATGTAGAGCTGGAACTGCAGCGCATGAAGGCCGAACTGGCCGGCGGCTCCTCGTCCCCCCAGGCGATCGAGGGCGGCGCGGGCGGCTCGCAGTCCCAGCAGCAGCCGAAGGACACTCCGCGCTTCGACAAGCAGTAG
- a CDS encoding carbohydrate kinase family protein — MRIAVTGSIATDHLMTFPGRFADQLVADQLHTVSLSFLVDNLDVRRGGVGANIAFGMGQLGTQPILVGAAGFDFDEYRSWLDRHGVDTDSVRISETLHTARFVCTTDADHNQIGSFYTGAMSEARLIELKTVADRVGGLDLVLIGADDPEGMLRHTEECRSRSIPFAADFSQQIARMNGDEIRILLEGATYLFSNEYEKGLIESKTGWSDEQILAKVGHRITTLGARGVRVERKGEDPIEVGCAQEERKADPTGVGDAFRAGFLSGLAWGVSLERAAQVGCMLATLVIETVGTQEYQLRRGHFMDRFTKAYGDEAAAEVQKHLA; from the coding sequence GTGCGCATCGCAGTCACCGGCTCCATCGCCACCGACCACCTCATGACCTTCCCCGGCCGCTTCGCCGACCAGCTCGTCGCGGACCAGCTGCACACGGTCTCGCTCTCCTTCCTGGTCGACAACCTCGACGTACGCCGGGGCGGCGTAGGCGCGAACATCGCCTTCGGCATGGGCCAGCTCGGCACACAGCCGATCCTGGTCGGCGCCGCGGGCTTCGACTTCGACGAGTACCGCTCCTGGCTGGACCGGCACGGCGTCGACACCGACTCGGTCCGCATCTCCGAGACCCTGCACACCGCCCGCTTCGTGTGCACCACCGACGCCGACCACAACCAGATCGGCTCCTTCTACACGGGCGCGATGAGCGAGGCCCGCCTGATCGAGCTGAAGACCGTCGCGGACCGCGTGGGCGGCCTCGACCTGGTCCTGATCGGCGCCGACGACCCCGAGGGCATGCTCCGGCACACCGAGGAGTGCCGCTCCCGGTCGATCCCCTTCGCCGCCGACTTCTCCCAGCAGATCGCCCGGATGAACGGCGACGAGATCCGGATACTGCTGGAGGGCGCCACGTACCTCTTCTCGAACGAGTACGAGAAGGGCCTCATCGAGTCCAAGACCGGCTGGAGCGACGAGCAGATCCTCGCCAAGGTCGGTCACCGCATCACGACCCTGGGCGCCCGCGGAGTCCGCGTCGAGCGCAAGGGCGAGGACCCGATCGAGGTCGGCTGCGCGCAGGAGGAGCGCAAGGCCGACCCCACGGGCGTCGGCGACGCCTTCCGCGCCGGCTTCCTCTCCGGCCTGGCCTGGGGCGTCTCCCTGGAGCGCGCGGCCCAGGTCGGCTGCATGCTCGCCACGCTCGTCATCGAGACGGTCGGCACCCAGGAGTACCAGCTGCGCCGCGGTCACTTCATGGACCGCTTCACCAAGGCGTACGGCGACGAGGCGGCGGCCGAGGTCCAGAAGCACCTGGCCTGA
- a CDS encoding iron-sulfur cluster assembly accessory protein — protein sequence MSVSDETSTVTDGIILSDAAAAKVKALLDQEGRDDLALRVAVQPGGCSGLRYQLFFDERSLDGDVVKDFGGVKVVTDRMSAPYLGGASVDFVDTIEKQGFTIDNPNATGSCACGDSFS from the coding sequence ATGTCCGTATCGGACGAGACCAGCACCGTCACCGACGGCATCATCCTGTCCGACGCCGCCGCGGCGAAGGTCAAGGCCCTGCTCGACCAGGAAGGCCGTGACGACCTGGCCCTGCGTGTCGCCGTCCAGCCCGGCGGCTGCTCCGGCCTGCGCTACCAGCTCTTCTTCGACGAGCGCTCCCTCGACGGCGACGTGGTCAAGGACTTCGGCGGCGTCAAGGTGGTCACCGACCGCATGAGTGCCCCGTACCTGGGCGGCGCGTCCGTCGACTTCGTCGACACCATCGAGAAGCAGGGCTTCACGATCGACAACCCGAACGCGACGGGCTCCTGCGCCTGCGGCGACTCCTTCAGCTAA
- a CDS encoding bifunctional 2-polyprenyl-6-hydroxyphenol methylase/3-demethylubiquinol 3-O-methyltransferase UbiG, whose product MARQLDEQIAGRFPVGQRLRVLDVGMGQGTQALRLARAGHQVTGLEQDSTMVAAAREALSEEPEGIRERVRIIEGDGRDTGVHFLPGSFDVVLCHGVLMYVEEPDPLLAGLARMLAHGGLLSLLVRNADALAMRPGLSGDWASALSAFDTVSYTNRLGLDVRADRLGTLTATLAGIGAPLHAWYGVRVFTDTAADGAEIPADAQTLLAAEERAGRTDPYRGVAALLHLCGVRG is encoded by the coding sequence GTGGCCCGGCAGCTCGACGAGCAGATAGCGGGACGTTTCCCGGTGGGGCAGCGGCTTCGGGTGCTCGACGTGGGCATGGGCCAGGGCACTCAGGCGCTGCGTCTGGCCCGGGCCGGGCATCAGGTGACCGGGCTCGAACAGGACTCCACGATGGTCGCCGCCGCGCGCGAGGCCCTCTCCGAGGAGCCCGAGGGCATCCGGGAGCGGGTGCGGATCATCGAGGGCGACGGCCGCGACACCGGCGTGCACTTCCTGCCGGGCAGCTTCGACGTGGTCCTGTGCCACGGGGTCCTGATGTACGTCGAGGAGCCTGATCCGCTGCTGGCCGGACTGGCCAGGATGCTCGCCCACGGCGGACTGCTGTCGCTGCTCGTGCGCAACGCCGACGCGCTGGCGATGCGCCCGGGGCTGTCCGGGGACTGGGCGTCCGCGCTGAGCGCCTTCGACACGGTGTCGTACACCAACCGGCTGGGCCTGGACGTCCGGGCCGACCGGCTGGGGACGCTGACCGCGACGCTGGCCGGGATCGGCGCGCCGCTGCACGCCTGGTACGGGGTGCGGGTGTTCACGGACACCGCGGCCGACGGGGCGGAGATCCCGGCGGACGCGCAGACCCTGCTGGCGGCCGAGGAGCGGGCGGGGCGGACGGATCCGTACCGCGGGGTGGCGGCACTGCTGCACCTGTGCGGGGTACGCGGCTGA
- the nadA gene encoding quinolinate synthase NadA: MTTAQTPELDVQPTPLALLLLGREADPKSERGVECPGDLPSPSDPDLVARARAAKEKLGDKVFVLGHHYQRDEVIQFADVTGDSFKLARDAAARPEAEYIVFCGVHFMAESADILTSDDQKVVLPDLAAGCSMADMATAEQVAECWDVLTEAGVAEQVVPVSYMNSSADIKAFTGKHGGTICTSSNAERALEWAFEQGRPGATKVLFLPDQHLGRNTAVRELGMSLEDCVVYNPHKPGGGLTAEQLHAAKMILWRGHCSVHGRFSLESVEDVRARIPGVNVLVHPECRHEVVSAADHVGSTEYIIKALEAAPAGSKWAIGTELNLVRRLANRFAPEGKEIVFLDKTVCFCSTMNRIDLPHLVWALESLAEGNLVNRIEVDKETEAFAKLALERMLALP; this comes from the coding sequence GTGACCACCGCCCAGACCCCGGAGCTCGACGTACAGCCGACTCCTCTTGCCCTGCTGCTCCTCGGCCGCGAGGCCGACCCGAAGAGCGAGCGCGGCGTCGAGTGTCCCGGTGACCTGCCCTCGCCGTCCGACCCGGACCTCGTGGCACGCGCCCGCGCCGCGAAGGAGAAGCTCGGCGACAAGGTCTTCGTGCTCGGCCACCACTACCAGCGCGACGAGGTCATCCAGTTCGCCGACGTCACGGGTGACTCCTTCAAGCTGGCCCGGGACGCGGCGGCTCGTCCGGAGGCGGAGTACATCGTGTTCTGCGGTGTGCACTTCATGGCGGAGTCCGCGGACATCCTGACGTCGGACGACCAGAAGGTGGTCCTGCCCGACCTCGCCGCCGGCTGCTCGATGGCCGACATGGCGACGGCCGAGCAGGTCGCCGAGTGCTGGGACGTGCTGACCGAGGCCGGCGTGGCCGAGCAGGTCGTGCCCGTCTCGTACATGAACTCGTCCGCCGACATCAAGGCGTTCACGGGCAAGCACGGGGGCACGATCTGCACCTCGTCCAACGCCGAGCGGGCCCTGGAGTGGGCCTTCGAGCAGGGTCGGCCCGGTGCGACCAAGGTCCTGTTCCTGCCCGACCAGCACCTCGGGCGCAACACCGCCGTGCGGGAGCTGGGCATGTCCCTGGAGGACTGCGTCGTCTACAACCCGCACAAGCCGGGCGGCGGGCTGACGGCCGAGCAGCTGCACGCCGCGAAGATGATCCTGTGGCGCGGCCACTGCTCGGTGCACGGCCGCTTCAGCCTGGAGTCGGTCGAGGACGTCCGCGCCCGCATCCCCGGGGTGAACGTGCTCGTGCACCCCGAGTGCCGGCACGAGGTGGTGTCCGCGGCGGACCACGTCGGCTCGACCGAGTACATCATCAAGGCGCTGGAGGCGGCCCCGGCCGGCTCGAAGTGGGCCATCGGCACGGAGCTGAACCTGGTGCGCCGGCTGGCGAACCGTTTCGCGCCCGAGGGCAAGGAGATCGTCTTCCTCGACAAGACGGTCTGCTTCTGCTCGACCATGAACCGCATCGACCTCCCCCACCTGGTCTGGGCCCTGGAGTCGCTGGCCGAGGGCAATCTGGTCAACCGGATCGAGGTCGACAAGGAGACCGAGGCGTTCGCGAAGCTCGCGCTGGAGCGGATGCTGGCGCTGCCGTAG
- a CDS encoding response regulator transcription factor: protein MTTIRVLLADDQALLRSAFRVLVDSEPDMEVVGEASDGAEAVRLAKEERADVVLMDIRMPGTDGLAATRMISADPSLAQVRVVILTTFEVDDYVVQSLRAGASGFLGKGSEPDELLSAIRIAAGGEALLSPAATKGLIARFLAQGDASDDGRDPARAERLAALTVREREVLVQVAGGHSNDEIAERLEVSPLTVKTHVNRAMAKLGARDRAQLVVTAYESGLVRPRAE, encoded by the coding sequence ATGACGACGATCCGTGTCCTGCTCGCCGACGACCAGGCCCTGCTGCGCAGCGCCTTTCGGGTACTCGTCGACTCCGAGCCCGACATGGAGGTCGTCGGTGAGGCGTCCGACGGCGCGGAGGCGGTGCGGCTGGCCAAGGAGGAGCGGGCCGACGTGGTGCTGATGGACATCCGGATGCCCGGCACCGACGGTCTCGCGGCCACCCGCATGATCAGCGCCGACCCCTCCCTCGCCCAGGTCCGCGTGGTGATCCTGACGACCTTCGAGGTCGACGACTACGTGGTGCAGTCCCTGCGCGCCGGTGCCTCCGGCTTCCTCGGCAAGGGCAGTGAACCGGACGAGCTGCTGAGCGCGATCCGCATCGCGGCCGGCGGCGAGGCGCTGCTCTCCCCGGCCGCCACCAAGGGCCTGATCGCCCGCTTCCTCGCCCAGGGCGACGCCTCCGACGACGGCCGAGACCCGGCCCGCGCCGAGCGGCTCGCCGCCCTCACCGTCCGCGAGCGCGAGGTCCTCGTCCAGGTCGCCGGCGGCCACTCCAACGACGAGATCGCCGAACGCCTCGAGGTCTCCCCGCTCACCGTGAAGACCCACGTCAACCGCGCCATGGCCAAACTGGGTGCCCGCGACCGGGCCCAACTCGTCGTGACCGCCTACGAGTCCGGGCTGGTCCGTCCAAGGGCGGAGTGA
- a CDS encoding DUF3043 domain-containing protein, translating to MTTGVAGSFPAGLGSNPGHPVPLGFVFRSRAKEEKAAGADKASLTDSKQPRDPQAKKGRPTPKRSAAQSQRRSVANTSMTRKDASKRQRDERRAAMDRQRQALAGGDERYLPARDKGPVRKFARDWIDSRFNVAEFFLPMAVVILVLSMVRVGSLQSIALLLWLVVIVLIVLDAIVSAFRLRKQLAERFPDQNTKGATRYALMRSLQMRRLRLPKPQVKRGERP from the coding sequence ATGACGACTGGTGTTGCCGGATCGTTCCCCGCGGGGCTGGGGTCCAACCCCGGGCACCCCGTACCCTTGGGTTTTGTGTTCCGTAGCCGTGCCAAGGAAGAGAAGGCCGCAGGCGCCGACAAGGCGTCGCTGACCGACTCCAAGCAGCCCCGTGACCCTCAGGCCAAGAAGGGAAGGCCCACGCCCAAGCGCAGTGCGGCCCAGTCCCAGCGCCGCAGCGTCGCCAACACCTCGATGACGCGCAAGGACGCCTCCAAGCGCCAGCGCGACGAGCGGCGTGCCGCGATGGACCGGCAGCGCCAGGCGCTGGCCGGCGGCGACGAGCGTTATCTGCCCGCCCGCGACAAGGGGCCGGTGCGGAAGTTCGCCCGTGACTGGATCGACTCCCGTTTCAACGTCGCGGAGTTCTTCCTGCCGATGGCCGTGGTCATCCTCGTGCTGAGCATGGTGCGGGTGGGTTCGCTGCAGAGCATCGCGCTGCTGCTGTGGCTCGTGGTGATCGTGCTCATCGTGCTCGACGCGATCGTCAGCGCCTTCCGGCTGAGGAAGCAGCTCGCCGAGCGCTTCCCGGACCAGAACACCAAGGGCGCCACCCGATACGCCCTGATGCGCTCCCTCCAGATGCGTAGACTCCGGCTGCCGAAGCCGCAGGTCAAGCGCGGAGAGCGGCCCTGA
- a CDS encoding PQQ-binding-like beta-propeller repeat protein produces MPLRKDDPKSVGGYTLADRLGSGGMGIVYRARSRSGREVAVKVVHAQYAEDQVFRARFRQEIELVRKVSGAFTAPVVDADPEAVRPWMATQYVPGRSLAERIRGEGRLRGAELRQLALGLVEALREIHRAGVVHRDLKPANVLMAEDGPRVIDFGISRAAENHNTLTETGQMIGTPPFMSPEQLTDARTVGPASDVFSLGALLVFAVTGRGPFDADSPYLTAYRVVHNEPVLEGVARPLRTVLERCLAKEAKDRPELDELAHEFAAVLPEPTEDEPLTTTLRRSAPRADAETGPGIASGRTTTTGSGRRGRLRPVWAAVGALGLGLLVYVGFGPGFSDSPPVGPASSSRPGLPAGWKPWQTGVTATAVSGVTKAPDVHGTDMAPHCAVDQGSVYCGGNALLPERIDAATGTILWRAGIAPAGVPADRYVSSVVGAEGDVVLVQLLVNNKFGFTQEQSLVALDRDNGGRLWSRKVYKGSPGSIDVAGLALMLEADGRSVTARSVADGKERWKASLPAKHFCTLLDLEDRPYVECVTDSADDDTEFIVIDPSDGSVRRLSSPADSGSFVGALDGKLLFVESDADAVAVSKDLTYTRIVRVDPGSGKREVTALPQRYRGTVALARGTLYFSTSSGLVTAVSPLTGARVWESRTTLESSGQVSVDAVGRTAYVAGPSGRVAALDVARGTVLWETAARAEVLASGLEPVVLFDKGALVVATADGTIFTLDPAHPGRTPVSAG; encoded by the coding sequence GTGCCCCTGCGCAAGGACGACCCGAAATCGGTCGGCGGCTACACCTTGGCCGATCGGCTCGGGTCCGGTGGCATGGGCATCGTCTACCGGGCCAGATCCCGCTCAGGCCGCGAGGTCGCGGTCAAGGTGGTGCACGCCCAGTACGCCGAGGACCAGGTCTTCCGGGCCCGCTTCCGCCAGGAGATCGAGCTGGTCCGCAAGGTGAGCGGAGCCTTCACCGCCCCTGTCGTGGACGCCGACCCGGAGGCGGTACGGCCCTGGATGGCCACCCAGTACGTGCCCGGCCGCTCCCTCGCCGAGCGGATCCGTGGGGAGGGCCGGCTGCGCGGCGCCGAACTGCGGCAGCTGGCCCTGGGGCTGGTGGAGGCGCTGCGGGAGATCCACCGGGCCGGGGTCGTGCACCGGGACCTGAAACCCGCCAACGTCCTGATGGCCGAGGACGGTCCCCGCGTCATCGACTTCGGCATCTCCCGCGCGGCCGAGAACCACAACACCCTCACCGAGACCGGGCAGATGATCGGCACCCCGCCCTTCATGTCCCCGGAACAGCTCACCGACGCCCGTACGGTGGGCCCCGCCTCGGACGTCTTCTCGCTCGGTGCCCTGCTGGTGTTCGCCGTCACCGGCCGGGGCCCGTTCGACGCCGACAGCCCCTATCTGACCGCCTACCGCGTGGTCCACAACGAGCCCGTGCTGGAGGGGGTGGCGCGCCCGTTGCGCACCGTCCTGGAGCGCTGCCTGGCCAAGGAGGCCAAGGACCGGCCCGAACTCGACGAACTGGCCCACGAGTTCGCGGCAGTCCTGCCCGAGCCCACGGAGGACGAGCCGCTCACGACGACCCTGCGCCGGTCCGCGCCGCGGGCCGACGCGGAGACAGGCCCGGGGATCGCGTCCGGCCGTACCACCACTACCGGCTCCGGCCGCCGCGGCCGTCTACGCCCGGTGTGGGCCGCGGTCGGCGCACTGGGCCTGGGGCTGCTGGTCTACGTCGGGTTCGGGCCGGGGTTTTCGGACTCCCCGCCGGTGGGCCCCGCCTCGTCCAGCCGGCCGGGGCTCCCGGCCGGCTGGAAGCCGTGGCAGACGGGGGTGACCGCAACCGCCGTGAGCGGAGTGACGAAGGCGCCGGACGTGCACGGCACGGACATGGCGCCGCACTGCGCGGTGGACCAGGGCTCCGTCTACTGCGGCGGCAACGCACTCCTCCCGGAACGGATCGACGCCGCCACCGGCACGATCCTCTGGCGCGCCGGCATCGCGCCCGCCGGGGTCCCGGCCGACCGGTACGTGTCGTCGGTCGTCGGCGCCGAGGGCGACGTGGTGCTCGTCCAGCTGCTCGTCAACAACAAGTTCGGCTTCACCCAGGAACAGTCCCTCGTCGCCCTCGACCGCGACAACGGCGGGAGACTCTGGTCCCGGAAGGTGTACAAGGGCAGCCCGGGTTCGATCGACGTCGCCGGACTGGCCCTCATGCTGGAGGCCGACGGCCGGTCGGTGACCGCCCGCTCGGTGGCCGACGGCAAGGAGCGCTGGAAGGCGTCCCTGCCGGCGAAGCACTTCTGCACCCTGCTCGACCTGGAGGACCGTCCGTACGTCGAGTGCGTCACCGACTCGGCGGACGACGACACGGAGTTCATCGTCATCGACCCCTCCGACGGCTCCGTACGGCGCCTGTCCTCACCCGCGGACAGCGGCAGCTTCGTCGGCGCCCTCGACGGGAAGCTGCTGTTCGTGGAGTCCGACGCGGACGCGGTCGCGGTCAGCAAAGACCTGACGTACACCCGTATCGTGCGCGTCGACCCCGGGAGCGGGAAGCGCGAGGTGACAGCACTGCCCCAGCGGTACCGGGGGACCGTGGCCCTGGCACGCGGCACGCTCTACTTCTCCACCTCCAGCGGCCTGGTGACCGCCGTCTCGCCGCTGACGGGGGCGCGGGTCTGGGAGTCCCGCACCACCCTGGAGTCGTCCGGCCAGGTCTCGGTGGACGCCGTGGGGCGCACCGCGTACGTGGCCGGCCCGAGCGGACGGGTGGCGGCCCTGGACGTGGCGCGGGGCACGGTGCTGTGGGAGACCGCTGCCCGTGCCGAGGTGCTGGCCAGTGGGCTCGAGCCCGTCGTGCTGTTCGACAAGGGCGCCCTGGTGGTGGCGACCGCCGACGGCACGATCTTCACCCTCGACCCGGCCCACCCCGGCCGGACACCGGTCTCGGCGGGGTGA
- a CDS encoding sensor histidine kinase — MSGTLERTRCRLKAHPLALDATLAAGVLVCMVAGSFVDPRGGNDTTWGIRTPDVLALVLMALGALALVFRRRAPRTVLALTGTVALVECVVGDPRAPVAMAAVIALFTVAATTDRPTTWRLGLLTMTVLTGASMLAGPLPWYAQENLAIFAWTGIGATAGDAVRSRRAVVQAIRERAERAERTREEEARRRVAEERLRIARDLHDVVAHHIALVNVQAGVAAHVMDKRPDQAKEALAHVREASRSALNELRATVGLLRQSGDPEAPTEPAPGLERLDELVGTFRSAGLHVEVARADQGTTLPAAVGLAAYRVIQEALTNVQKHAGTEAKAEVSVVRVGPNIEITVLDNGSGEDNDLTSGGGHGLLGMRERVNALRGTLTTGPRYGGGFRVHAILPVKTRSRAAEEAV, encoded by the coding sequence GTGAGCGGCACGCTAGAACGCACCAGATGCCGGCTGAAGGCGCACCCCCTCGCGTTGGACGCGACCCTGGCGGCCGGCGTACTCGTCTGCATGGTGGCCGGCTCCTTCGTGGACCCAAGGGGCGGCAACGACACCACCTGGGGCATCCGCACCCCCGACGTCCTCGCCCTCGTGCTCATGGCCCTCGGCGCCCTCGCCCTGGTCTTCCGGCGCCGCGCCCCGAGGACGGTCCTCGCCCTCACCGGCACCGTCGCCCTCGTCGAGTGCGTCGTGGGCGATCCCAGGGCCCCCGTCGCCATGGCCGCGGTCATCGCCCTCTTCACCGTCGCCGCCACCACCGACCGCCCCACCACCTGGCGTCTGGGCCTGCTGACGATGACCGTCCTGACCGGTGCCTCCATGCTGGCCGGCCCCCTGCCCTGGTACGCCCAGGAGAACCTCGCCATCTTCGCCTGGACCGGCATCGGGGCCACCGCCGGCGACGCCGTCCGCAGTCGTCGCGCCGTGGTCCAGGCCATCCGCGAGCGCGCCGAGCGGGCGGAACGCACCCGCGAGGAGGAGGCCCGCCGCCGGGTCGCCGAGGAGCGCCTGCGTATCGCCCGGGACCTGCACGACGTCGTCGCCCACCACATCGCCCTGGTGAACGTGCAGGCCGGTGTGGCCGCGCACGTCATGGACAAGCGGCCCGACCAGGCCAAGGAGGCCCTCGCCCACGTCCGCGAGGCCAGCCGCTCCGCGCTCAACGAACTCCGCGCCACGGTCGGCCTGTTGCGGCAGTCCGGCGACCCCGAGGCCCCCACCGAACCGGCGCCCGGCCTGGAGCGCCTCGACGAACTCGTCGGCACCTTCCGCAGCGCCGGCCTGCATGTCGAGGTCGCCCGCGCCGACCAGGGCACCACCCTTCCCGCCGCCGTCGGCCTGGCCGCCTACCGCGTCATCCAGGAAGCCCTGACCAACGTGCAGAAGCATGCCGGTACGGAGGCGAAGGCCGAGGTCAGCGTCGTACGCGTCGGCCCCAACATCGAGATCACCGTCCTCGACAACGGCTCGGGCGAGGACAACGACCTCACGAGCGGCGGCGGCCACGGCCTGCTCGGCATGCGCGAGCGGGTCAACGCCCTGCGGGGCACCCTCACCACCGGCCCCCGTTACGGCGGCGGCTTCCGTGTCCATGCCATCCTGCCGGTCAAGACCCGCTCCCGCGCCGCGGAAGAAGCCGTATGA